The Chryseolinea soli nucleotide sequence CCATGACACCGTAGGGTGTTGCAGGCAAAAGCAGCGGGCTTTTTGAAATAATGCTTCCGAAGTTATGGTTGGTGAATCCGTCCACATCTTTATCGGAACGGATCTTCTCGGTGATGTTCTCTACAGAAATGTGTGCGGGCAATGGCAACTGCACGATGAAGCCATCCACATCGTCGTCGTTGTTCACATGGTCGATGTGTTTCATGAGGCGTTCTTCGCTGATGGTGTCGGCAAAGCGCATCATCGTGTAGTGGAACCCTACGCTTTTGCAGGCTTTCACTTTATTGTCGACATACGTTTGGCTGGCACCGTCGTCGCCCACCAGAATGATCGCCAGGTGAGGGATTTTTTTGCCAAGCGTTTTGCGCTCAGCCACCTTCGCGGCAATTTCATCCTTGATATCGGACGACACTTTTTTGCCGTCGATGAGTGTGTAAGTGGTGGTTTGCAAGTCCTGCGTCATTCTATCTGATATTCTACTTTTTTACATGTCTACCGACCTGTTGCGCTTACTCTGAACGTCAAAGCCTCAGGCCATTTTTCTGGATCAACTGGATGAAAAGTTTCTCCCCTCTTTCGGTACGTCTGTCGCTTCTTTCAAATCGGTCTAAAAAATACTTAGTCGACGTTTCCATTCGGGCCTCGGATTTCGCGAGCTGAGCATCGAGTTTCGCTGCGCGGGCATCGGCTCTTCGCATACGGGCTTCGAATTCTTCCCGCCATTTCGCCGACCGGGCTTCAAATTCCGCCCCCATTTCGCCACCCGAGAATCGAATTCCGCATCAAATTTCTCCATGCGCCCCTCTTGCTTCTCAAGACGAGCTTCCGCTTTCACCATGCGTTGGATCGTCAGATCCAACCGCTTACCAAATTTTTTCATGTTGCTCTCGAGGCGATCCAGGTGGATCAGCATTTCAGCAATGACTTCATCATAATTTCTCTCCATAACGGTTTAATTTCGTAATACAACGGTTAATTTAATCAATTTTCAGAACCGCCATAAAGGCCTCCTGCGGGATTTCCACGTTGCCTACCTGGCGCATGCGTTTCTTTCCTTTCTTCTGTTTCTCCAGCAGCTTGCGCTTACGGGAGATATCGCCACCGTAGCATTTTGCCAACACGTTCTTGCGGATAGCGCTGATGTTTTCGCGGGCCACAACCTTCTGGCCAATGGCCGCCTGGATGGCGATCTCGAACATCTGGCGTGGGATGAGCTCGCGCAGTTTTTCGCAAAGCTTGCGTCCCCAGTCCTGTGACTTGCCGCGGTGCACGATGGCGCTCAGCGCGTCCACTTTCTCGCCGTTCAGCATGATGTCGAGCTTCACCATGTCGGATTCGCGGAAGCCGATGAGGTGATAGTCGAGGGAAGCATATCCGCGGGAGATGGATTTCAGTTTGTCGAAGAAGTCAAATACAATTTCGGACAGCGGCATTTCAAACGACATCTCCACGCGATCGGTGGTGAGGTAGTTTTGATTGATGATGCTTCCGCGCTTGTCCATGCACAGGCCGATGATGGGCCCGATATATTCTGATTTCGAAATGATCTGCGCTTTGATGTAGGGTTCCTCAATGCTTTTCATCCGTGTAGGATCCGGCATTTCGGAAGGGGCATTGACAAAGATTTGTGTTCCATCCGTCAGAAATGCCTGGAATTGCACCGAGGGCACCGTGGTGATCACGGTCATGTTAAACTCGCGCTCCAAACGTTCCTGGATGATCTCCATGTGGAGCATGCCGAGGAATCCGCAGCGGAAGCCAAAGCCAAGCGCGGCCGACGTCTCCAGTTCCCACACCAGCGACGCGTCGTTGAGCTGCAACTTTTCCATGGATGCACGCAATTCTTCAAATTCTGTCGTGTCCACGGGATAGATACCCGCAAACACCATGGGCTTCACTTTTTCGAATCCTTTCAAGGCCTCGCCGGGATTGAGCACGTTTGTGATCGTGTCGCCGACGTGCACTTCACTGGCCACCTTGATACCGGAAATGAGATAGCCTACGTTGCCCGTGCTGATCTCATTCTTGGGTTGTTTGTCGAGTTTCAGGATACCGATCTCATCGGCACCGTATTCTTTGTCGGCGTTCACAAATTTGATCTTATCACCTTTGCGGATGGTGCCGTTGAATACGCGGAAGTAGATCTCGATGCCACGGAATGAGTTAAACACCGAGTCAAAGATCATGGCCTGCAGGGGTGCCTTGGGATCGCCTTTAGGGGCCTTGATGCGGGTGACTACCGCGCGCAATATTTCTTCGATGCCTTTCCCTTCTTTTGCGCTGGCGCGGATCACATCTTCGCGCTTGCAGCCCACCAGCTCCACAATTTCGTCGGTCACCTCTTCAGGCATGGCATGGGGCAAGTCGATCTTGTTCATGACCGGGATGATCTCCAGGTCGTGTTCCAGCGCGAGATACAGGTTCGATATGGTCTGGGCTTCGATGCCCTGGCTGGCGTCTACAATGAGGAGGGCGCCTTCGCAGGCAGCAATGGAACGCGACACTTCATAAGAAAAATCCACGTGGCCCGGGGTGTCGATCAGGTTGAGCACATAGTTTTTTCCATCCAGGGTATAGTTCATTTGGATGGCGTGGGACTTGATCGTGATCCCCTTTTCTTTTTCCAGGTCCATGTTGTCCAATACCTGGGCTTCCATCTGGCGCTCGTTCAGGGTGCCGGTGAATTCCAGCAGTCGGTCGGCTAGTGTGCTTTTGCCGTGGTCAATGTGTGCGATGATGCAAAAATTGCGGATGTTTTCCATGCTCTCAGTCTCCTAAATCGGGCAAAATTCCCATTTCGCGGGCTATTTCCGCATGGGGGTTTGCTCCTGTCCTTGTTTAAGACTGCAAAAGTAGGAATTACAACGATCAATGAGTAGGGAACCATGAACAATGGAAAAGAAAAGTCCATTGTTCATGGCGGGTTGGTGGTTTATTGTTTTATCACGACACCTTCCTTCATGACGAAGCTCACTTTTTCCATGGTTTTAATGTTTTGGAGCGGGTTTTCGTCGGTGGCCACGATGTCGGCCAATTTGCCCGTTTCGATCGAACCAAACTTGTCAGACATCCCCAGGATGCCGGCAGGAACGATGGTGGCCGACTTGATCGCTTCCATGGGCGGCATGCCCGCTTCGACCATAAAACCGAATTCTTTGGCGTTGTCGCCGTGCGGATATACCCCGGCATCCGTACCGAAGGCTATTTTAACACCGCGTTTGTAGGCTTTTCTAAACGTTTCCTGGATCTGAGGGCCGATTTCCAAGGCTTTGGGCACCACCAACGGGTGGTAATAGCCCGGCACTTTGGCCTGCTCAGCCACAAATTTTCCGGCGGAGATGGTGGGTACGAAGAAGGTCCCTTTTTGCTTCATCAGGTCCATGATCTCTTCGGTCATTTTCGTGCCGTGTTCAATGGTGGTGATTCCCGCGAGCACCGCGCGTTTCATGCCTTCGGCACCGTGTGCGTGGGCTGCGGTGTGCATGCCATATTCTTTTGCCGTTTCGATGATCGCTTTCAATTCCTCGTCAGTGAACTGGGGACCGGAGCCATCCTTGGCGATACTGAGCACGCCCCCGGTGGCGGTTATTTTGATCATATCAGAACCCTCCTTGTAGCGTTGACGCACGGCCTTCCGGGCATCGTCGGGACCGTTGATGACGCCCTCTTTAGGACCTGGATCGCCCATCAGGTCTTTGCGATAGCCGTTCGTGGGATCGGCATGCCCACCCGTGGTGGCAATGGATTTCCCTGCCGAAAAGATGCGCGGCCCTACGGCAATGCCTTGATTGATCGCATTGCGCAGCGCGGTGTTCACGCCCGAGCCACCCAGATCGCGTACGGTGGTGAACCCGGCCATAAGCGTTTTACGGGCATAGGACGCGGCGCGAAAGGCGACGTCGGCGTCGTTAAGTGTGAAGCGCTGGAGGGCCTGGTCTTTGCTGGTCTCGCTTTCGAGATGGACGTGCATGTCGATGAGTCCGGGCATGACGGTCTTCTTGCTAAGGTCGATGAGCACGTCGCTGGTGCCGGGTTTTGAAAACCCTTTTTCGATGGCGGTGATCTTGTTGCCTTCCACCACGATGGTCATCTGGGGCTGGACGTCGTTGGTCTTGCCGTCGATGAGGTTGCCGCAGTGGACGTAGGTTTTCTGCGCATAGCTCACGAGAGAAGCCATGCACAAAAGCAGGAGGTAAATTTTCTTCATACAGTTTTAGGTTAATGAGGGAAAGATAGGCTTGAAAAGAAAAATGACAATTTAATGATGGAGGTATTTCTGCACCAACGATTTCAAACCGCTCATTTCATCGGTGCCCATGGCGCCGGCTTTTACGTGGAGCAGCAGCTCGAACATCACCTGCTGATCGTAGCCCAGGTTGGAAGCGATCTTGGAGCAGAACATGATCTCCTCTTTGTACATGCGCTCGTCGATCTTCATGAGCTGCACCAGCGAGAAAAGATAGTCGAACTTCCGGTCGTCGGAGAGGTCTTCGGGGACGATGAGGTCGTGGCGTTTGTCGAACAGCGGTTTCACCTCGTCGGGGTAAACGTTGTTGGCCCGGCCGATGTTAATGATATAGTTCCGCTCCCGGTCGGCTACGGTGCCGTCTATTTGAGCGAGGCTGATCAGCAATTTCATTTGGGCAAGTGCAGACATGGTAGTTTAGTTAAGGTTAAGGCGTATCAACGGGACAGACGAGGGTAAACTGAACATGATCACTATGAACGTCCAACCTAAGAACTTAATAACAAATAACCAATACCTTTACGCGGCATGAATTTTTTGGCGCACATTTATTTATCGGGAAACAATCCGTCGGTGATGGTGGGCAACTTCATCGGCGATTTTGTGAAGGGCCGGAACCTGCTGGAACAATTTGGTGACGGCATTGCCAAAGGGATCGCCTTGCACCGCGAGATCGATGCCTTCACCGACCGCCACCCCGTGGTGCTGCAAAGCAAAACCCGGCTGCGGCCCAAGTACAGACACTACGCACCGGTGATCGTCGATGTTTTCTATGACCATTTTCTTTCCCGGTACTGGGACCAGTATCACGCACAACCCCTCCCCGACTTCGCCCGCGAGGCCTATCTTTTTTTAGAAAGCCAAAGCGATGTGTTGCCCGAAGGGGTCCGCCATTTGCTGCCACACATGAAACGCGGCAACTGGCTGCTGAACTATGGCAACCTGCAAGGCCTGCAGCGTGCCCTCAGCGGATTGGCCAGCCGAACCCGGCACGACTCGCACATGGAACAGTCGGTCCAGGACTTAGAAAAATCTTATGACGCCTTTAAAGCCGAGTTCGAAACGTTTTTCCCGGACCTCATTGCCATGTCGCGCTCCTTTTTGGACCCGCTACCCGGACCGGTGTTTCCACTCCCTCTATCCAACGGTCAGCATTAATCTTTTACCTTTACACTACAATTTTTTGTATGCACAACGACCCCGAACTCAGCGGCAAATATCTCGGCACCATCTCACAAGACTTTGTGCGGGTAGCCGACACCTTGAAGGAAGCCTCCTACCAGATCAGGACAGCAGGTTTTGAATATCCCATTTTCCCGCTTTGCAAAGAAGAACAACCCATCGGTCAGATGCTGATGGCCCCCGCCGTGAACGGCACCGCCTGGTTTTACTATGCTTCTTTTTTTGACGAATTCCTGCAGCGCGGCCTGATCACCCCCGACAAGGTGGACGACTTTAAGGCCGCCTACAAAGATCCCGATGAGTTTTGCTGTCTTTTCGTGGTCGATCAGCAGTTCACCAACTTCGTCTTCATCCCCTTCCCCGAAGATTGATCACGACCGGAAATGGTCCCAACCCTGGGCCCGCAACGGTACCACTGTACCTCCCTTGGTGATGAGCACGTTCTGATCCTTGCGGTCGTGCACATAGCCGATGAAATGGATGTCGGGATGATTCTTGATCTTCTCCTGGTCGGCTTGCGAGATCGTGAAGAGCAGCTCATAGTCTTCGCCGCCATTCAGCGCGCACGTTACAGGGTCGAGGTTGAATTCGACGGCGGTCTCATACGTAAGATGATCGATGGGAATTTTGTCTTCATAGATCCTGATGCCGACACCCGAGTTTCGCGCGATGTGCAGAAGTTCCGACGCCAACCCGTCGGAAACATCGATCATTGAGGTGGGTTTCACGCCGGCTTCCTCTAAATCGAAAACAATGTCGGTGCGCGCTTCGGGTTTTAATTGCCGGCCGACGAGGTATTCATATTTTTCTATGTTGGGTTCCATGTTGGGGTCGGCGA carries:
- a CDS encoding bifunctional 5,10-methylenetetrahydrofolate dehydrogenase/5,10-methenyltetrahydrofolate cyclohydrolase, which gives rise to MTQDLQTTTYTLIDGKKVSSDIKDEIAAKVAERKTLGKKIPHLAIILVGDDGASQTYVDNKVKACKSVGFHYTMMRFADTISEERLMKHIDHVNNDDDVDGFIVQLPLPAHISVENITEKIRSDKDVDGFTNHNFGSIISKSPLLLPATPYGVMELLRRYAIDTEGKHAVVVGASRIAGAPLSMMLTEQGRATVTICHKFTKDLPSYTRSADILLTAVGKPGLITADMVKEGAIVIDIGTTRVEGPEYPKGWAIKGDVDFKNVAPKASYITPVPGGVGPMTIVSLLLNTLRATELRHP
- a CDS encoding metal-dependent hydrolase family protein — encoded protein: MKKIYLLLLCMASLVSYAQKTYVHCGNLIDGKTNDVQPQMTIVVEGNKITAIEKGFSKPGTSDVLIDLSKKTVMPGLIDMHVHLESETSKDQALQRFTLNDADVAFRAASYARKTLMAGFTTVRDLGGSGVNTALRNAINQGIAVGPRIFSAGKSIATTGGHADPTNGYRKDLMGDPGPKEGVINGPDDARKAVRQRYKEGSDMIKITATGGVLSIAKDGSGPQFTDEELKAIIETAKEYGMHTAAHAHGAEGMKRAVLAGITTIEHGTKMTEEIMDLMKQKGTFFVPTISAGKFVAEQAKVPGYYHPLVVPKALEIGPQIQETFRKAYKRGVKIAFGTDAGVYPHGDNAKEFGFMVEAGMPPMEAIKSATIVPAGILGMSDKFGSIETGKLADIVATDENPLQNIKTMEKVSFVMKEGVVIKQ
- the lepA gene encoding translation elongation factor 4, with amino-acid sequence MENIRNFCIIAHIDHGKSTLADRLLEFTGTLNERQMEAQVLDNMDLEKEKGITIKSHAIQMNYTLDGKNYVLNLIDTPGHVDFSYEVSRSIAACEGALLIVDASQGIEAQTISNLYLALEHDLEIIPVMNKIDLPHAMPEEVTDEIVELVGCKREDVIRASAKEGKGIEEILRAVVTRIKAPKGDPKAPLQAMIFDSVFNSFRGIEIYFRVFNGTIRKGDKIKFVNADKEYGADEIGILKLDKQPKNEISTGNVGYLISGIKVASEVHVGDTITNVLNPGEALKGFEKVKPMVFAGIYPVDTTEFEELRASMEKLQLNDASLVWELETSAALGFGFRCGFLGMLHMEIIQERLEREFNMTVITTVPSVQFQAFLTDGTQIFVNAPSEMPDPTRMKSIEEPYIKAQIISKSEYIGPIIGLCMDKRGSIINQNYLTTDRVEMSFEMPLSEIVFDFFDKLKSISRGYASLDYHLIGFRESDMVKLDIMLNGEKVDALSAIVHRGKSQDWGRKLCEKLRELIPRQMFEIAIQAAIGQKVVARENISAIRKNVLAKCYGGDISRKRKLLEKQKKGKKRMRQVGNVEIPQEAFMAVLKID
- a CDS encoding ACP phosphodiesterase yields the protein MNFLAHIYLSGNNPSVMVGNFIGDFVKGRNLLEQFGDGIAKGIALHREIDAFTDRHPVVLQSKTRLRPKYRHYAPVIVDVFYDHFLSRYWDQYHAQPLPDFAREAYLFLESQSDVLPEGVRHLLPHMKRGNWLLNYGNLQGLQRALSGLASRTRHDSHMEQSVQDLEKSYDAFKAEFETFFPDLIAMSRSFLDPLPGPVFPLPLSNGQH
- a CDS encoding TerB family tellurite resistance protein, which gives rise to MSALAQMKLLISLAQIDGTVADRERNYIINIGRANNVYPDEVKPLFDKRHDLIVPEDLSDDRKFDYLFSLVQLMKIDERMYKEEIMFCSKIASNLGYDQQVMFELLLHVKAGAMGTDEMSGLKSLVQKYLHH